The genomic stretch GTACAATCACACATGGGAGATGAAAATGGTCCCATGTTTATCCCACTTTGTTTTCACAGAATATCATATTGTCCATCCTAGTTAAAATACACTCAAAATATGGTATTTGAATATAAATTGTGATTACTAGTATAGATAGACAACTACCTTGCCTCTAAATACAGAGACTCAGTGTCCATTGCAGCAAAACTAAGTGCTTATGATGAGCCCAAGCTAATAGTCTCTGTGTCTTAGGTTCACATAAAACTGATGACTCTAATTGAGTGCATATATATAGAATGTCACTGAAGTTTTACAGTTTAAATCCTGACTTAATAAGAAATTATTACATGGACATGTCAACAACAGTGATGGTGGAATACAATGTTTTAAACAGGTTCTGTTATAAAGATGCGAATTCCTCATATAGGTAAGATAGAGCATAAATGAAAAGCTGTAAGTGCTTCCTGTAATTACTTTCCAGTGGCTTGCATTTTCAGATCACAttcaggttttgttttaaattagcaTAATTCAGTTGTCAGAGTAGAAGTGGTATGGTTGCTTACAAATGATTTTGCATGGAGTTGGATGCTATCTTGTCTTGAAAGTCGTCTTCTGAACTCATTAGTGGTGAAGTAGTATATGACTGGGTCAAGACAGGAATTCAGACTAGCAAGACAGAGGGCAACAGAATGAAATATTAGAATCACCCTTCTGGCTAGGCAGCTCTGAATTTTGTTGGACTTGACCAGGAAATCTAAGGGAAAACTGAAGTGATAAGGTGCAAAGCAAATTAGGAATACTCCTGCACAGGTTAGAATCATCTTcaaggctttctttttctccccaagaTCCTGGGCCACAGGATATTTATCATGCAGTGATAAAACTGTCTTCCAGGTACAATATAGGACAATCAGAAGAGGAGTGACAAACCCAATCAACTCGCCAATGGTCATCATGGCAACAGAGTGGGCCAGATTGACATTCCTGGTAGGAAGATCCACAAAGCATTTGGTTCTGTTGCCTGAAGTGTCGTCACTGGTTctgaggagagggaagagcagacagGCAAGGCAGATGATCAACCAGCCAGCAATGCTGATGTATAGGTCATATTTCTGTTTGCAGTCATGGAAGCGAAAGGGGTACATGAGAAACCAAAATCGTCGCACACTTATGCAGACCAAGAAGTAGATGCTTGCGTACATGTTGACATACTTCAGGTAGAAACAGAACATGCAGAGGCCAGGCCCAAATGGCCAGTCATAATTCAAGTAGTAAAAGATCCTCAGTGGCAGGGAGAGAACTTGTAGTAAGTCAGCAATGGCTAAGTTTATCATGAATATCACAGCCCGTTTGGTTTCTTTCATATAGCCATAAAATACCCATAAGGCTAATATGTTTCCTATGAGACCTGGTACAAGAATTACAGTATATGTCACTGCATAGATAAAATATCGAAAATCTGTCTTATATCCATCTGGCCCAGCACATGTATCATTAGCAGGCATGTTTCCTTCCAGAGCAACTGTCTTCACCAAATGGTGGTTCAAAACATAAATTCACAATTAACTGCCACTCTTTCTAAAAGACCTAATATCAGTGGATTGGAGAGAGTGAGTATAAAATAAACTCCTTTTTACTGCATTGGTCTGAGCCTCTACATATAATTTTGGGGCTTTTCAAAGAACTATTGGCATATTCACCTTGGATTTTTTTATAGTAATTACACTGAAGTCTAGTGTACAAGCACAGATAACAAGCTgttataatttttcccttttgtttactGTTACAAGGCCTTCTGGGACATCATGACAGTTGATTCTTTCCCATTTGAATCATGAGTGTGCCACATAGCAGCTTTTCAAATTTCCATATGATGATAGCCATCTCTTTACAGGTGTTTGACAGGctgttttttcttatgattgtCTCACATAGAAGAAAGGTTTGCTTTAGTACTCAGTGAGTCCGCAGTTCTTCAGAGGTGATTAACTTGGATAGATCAGCTTTCTGAGACTTTTTCATTTATGTGTTGAAAGCTAAaaagtgggaaacaaaggcagagctgcaagtgaaaaaacaaataattcaattattgTCTGGCACTTCttgcaaaaaaccaaaaagcctaTGTGTACAAAAATCTGTTCATTTGAAGGAAAATTCTGATGTAAGTGAAGGTGACAAGCCAATTTCTATAAATTACTTTAGAATCACAGGAAAGTATAGCTAGAAGTAACCTGAAAGGTAATATAGTCTGTGACTATGAACCAACTTTATttgagagcttgttagaaatgccaaGACTCTCAGGCCCCACTTAGGACCTGCTGAATCACTCTGTAGTTTAACAAGAGCCACAGGTGATTTTTATGCATATTAACATTTGAGAGGTTCTGATTTAGACCACTGATTCACAAACCACATTTTGGACTCATCTgatggagttaaaaaaaaaattcagctttctGTAAGTTTCCTGGTGTCTCCTCCAGAGATCCTGATTCAGTATATATGGcctcaaattcatatttttaaaaatttcccacaTGATTCAGATATAGTTGACTGAGCATTTCTCCTTGAACCATCATTATAGGGGCCACTGACTTGGTCAAAATCCTTCTCAGATGTCTGAAAATAAGTGGGTAACCAACCTCTCTTTAAATACTTCATTTACATGGGTTATTTAGTCACCTTTCAATTATCCAAGATAACAGACCAGAGTACCAGTAGAGAGAATCAAAATTCCAAGATAGTTGACTCAGCTGGATCCATGACCTTTTGGTCTGAGGTAAACAAATTTTAGCTTAGGGATTTGGATAGTTGCCTTAAGGCTGCTGAAATTTGGGAGGATTTAATTGACTTTAAAGTTATGTGggaagacgatggactctgaaaaacaaactgagggttctagaggggaggggggtgggaggatgggttagccttgtgatgggtattaaagaaggcacgttctgcatggagcactgggtgttatgcacaaacaatgaatcatggaacactacatcaaaaactaatgatgtaatgtatggtgattaacataacaataaaaaattttaaaaaagatgtgggaagaacaaaaatgaaataggaattaTGAAACATTCTGCTTTATATTATCAAATCTATGGGCTTTAAAGTGTGCTTGATTCAGCCCCTGAAGGAATTGTTTTGTTATTACTTTGCCTCAATTGCTTGGTAAGAAAAATAGCATGTTTTGTTCAAAGATATGGTGTTCATTTTAACAAAAAGGCCTGATGAATGATATGAACTGATTGAAGAGGTTAAATACTTGAGATTTCTTAGGTAAGGACAAAGTAGAGAGATGGCATTATAAAATACAAGGAAGCATAGCTGTAAAGAATAACATCAATATTGAAAGTGATTAAAATTAGAGATTGTTTAGTTCTCAAACTGAAatacatctttataatatttGCACAGGTAGTGATTTTGGATAAGTGACAGGCAAAATCGGGTGGCAGACCAAACAATCAAAAGCCCTGGGTTTTCAATCTCCTTTTAACTATACAGAAGTCACTGTCTTCTATTGTCACTGAATAGACATTAGAGGTTTATACAAATATACATCCAGTCAACCTCTAGTGTACATCCATCTTCCCTATCATGGGCAATGACTCTTAAATCTATATTTCATTTGAGTTGTAGCTCTCTTTCCAACTATATATAAGAACTCTTCTCTTGAATGTTTCATTATCACCTCTAAATTCAACACATGAACATGAAGTtatctttaatatctttaatatttattcaaaatatgtcttatcttgggtggctcagtcgttatgtgtctgccttcagcttaggtcatgatcccagggtattggaattgagccccatgtcgggctctctgctcagcaaggagtctgcttctccctctcccactccccctgcttgtgttccctctctagccgtctctctctctctgtcaaataaataaataaaatctttaaaaaaggtctTATCTTGTTAGATTATGTcatgtctttgataaaaacaTCCTAATAACTTTTCCTCTCATTTAGAGGAAGATCAAAGTTCTTTACAATGACCTACATCtttggggtgcctgaatggcacagtcagttaagtttccagctcttggtttcagctcaggtctgatctcagggttgtgagatcaagccccgtgttgggctcccatTCTTGCTGTTAGGGGAATGGACCAGGTACACTCCTGCCTTGAAGCCTTTGAATTGGCAGTTCCCTGTGCCTGAAATGCTTTAGCCCAGTTATTCACTTGTTTCATTCACTCACCTCCTTCAGATCTTTACCTCAATGTTACCTTTCATGAGGCTTCTCCTGATCTTTCTATTTAAAACTGCACCTCTCCTCCAACATTCCCCATCtccttcagtattttattttatccattttcaatCATAATTAACATactttatgtttatgttttttacttatttattttgttttatatatttacttattttatttttatatattttccctcCTGGACTGCAAAGTCCAAGGACAGGAATTCTTGTATGTTTTGTCCATTTGCTGTATACTAGAACCAAAGACTGTGCAAGAcacaaagtaagtgctcagtatttgttgaattaaatagttccagtaaataaaaaaatatttgactataAAGATCAACATTCTCAAACAAAAATTATCATCTCTCAAAACCTCAAACCTGATTCTGCTCTAGACTTCCTTATTGCTATTAAGTTCATCAATATTTTCCCAGGTTGTCTCAAAGTCTTGGAGACATTGACTCTTTGCTAATTGTCCTCCACTTCCAAACAAGTTTCTAAGGGGGAGACAGCATACTATGAGGGAAACAATGTATGTTTAGAAGTTAGAATGACCTGGGTTTAAATTCTTGCTCTTTCAGTTaatagctctgtgaccctgggtatatcactaaacctctctgagccctcattttttcattggtaaaatgagaaaaatcatagTAAGTAACTACAGAATCAGTGTGAGAATTAATTGAGCTGCTGTATGTAATCTATTTAGCATAGTGTCTGGTACATAATAAACATGAGTTATTATAACCGATACTATTTTCTGCAACGGCATTATTTCTCACAACAATCCCATTTTTgaaatttgcattgtttttacCCTAGTTCAGGCCTTTATTACTGAATTTGTCTCCTCATCCCATATCTTGCCCTACTCTATTGTGTATAACGCcaccagattcttttttttttctgagatgaactttttaaagagaattaatgGCTCCCTATTACCCATCAAATCACAAAGTGCATAGTCTTGTAATCAATGGCTTCCTTAAATACAGTGCCTTCTACCTTTAGTTTTGTCTCCCATTACTTCCCTGCCTTGATCACTACTCCAGCCAAACTGAGCTCCTTACTGTTCAAactgacatttttgtttttttcacaaaCATCTGCATATTATGCTACTCATCCTGGAATACTGTCTTTTTGCATATCAGTCCTACCTATTTAAAGGCTTTTCTCAAATATCCTTGTCTTCATGGAAACTTTTGTGATTAACTCGGCATTGTTATGCTAACCCCCTTTTCAAATCCTCATTTATATCTCTCTTAAAGTATttaactttctctgctttttaGTTAGTAATTTGTATCTGTGTCTTATTTATGCCTCTGTTCCCCTGCCTATTCCACCCTACCACAATAAGCTCAGAAATTCCTTGAAGTCAGGGGTTGGGGCTTAAACACCTTTATATCCCCTGGAGCACCTAGAGCCATGTTTGGAATGTGATGGTTCatccaaatatttattcaacatctaCCATTTGCCATACACCACTCTTGGTGGAAAAAGGCACATGATCTTTGTCTTCTTGGACCTTATTTTCTAGTGAGGCAGAATGGTAATTGCcacacaatgttaaaaaaaaaagtgtgtttgtAGAACTACAGTGTACTCCATAAACATAAATAAAGGGAAACAACTAAAATATTAAGAACATATTTGCTTAAGTGAAGTGAAATCAAAGTAACCCTTCCAAAGTCTATAATTTTCCTGTTGGTTATTCTGTCATTGGCCACATTTAAGGGCATTTTCATATGTATATCCTAGTCTGTGACCTTGAAATGCTCCTGAATAGAGTATCTCCCTTACAATTCCTCTGGCTTCTTCTGGGAGAGCTGActatattttccctttgtttaaaaaacattattttctagtAGGAAAAGTTGCTTGGGATGACTGAAAGGCTTTCCAACATGGGAAAAAAACCTACTTAGCTGTTctataatgaatataaatttccCATTATCTAAGAGtaatggagacaaaaaaaaatgaaggaggcaTTTTTTTTCAGAGTATGCCACTATTTTATGAGATTTTCCTTTCTCAGGAAAGAATCCATATTATAACAGGCACTGAAACAGACTCCAGTTTGAATgagatatttatttgaagaaacatgCCAGACTCCTTGATCAAAGTATTTTTTGCTTTCAGGAGACTATTCTTCcttaattttacttccttttggggaaaaaaaaagaggaaaaaaatgaaactaatggACTAAATCTGGCCTGATTCCCGGCAATCTACAGGTCAGAAACTATTTTATATGGAGTTCTCATGAGaagttattattttcattttgaatatttatgtttATCTAAACCTGAAGCTTTACTAAATTTCACTCATGATATGGTTCAagagtattttccaaaaatattatgTCTTTGGTTGCTCATCCAGGAAAAATGTGATTCAAATGAATACCAGGGATAACTTTTCGTGTTACTTTACTGAGACTTCCTCTGAACAAGTTACTACTATCTATGAAGATGCTAGACTTTTACCCATCAACAtgtgtttctatattttaataaaagagagtgaatcattaaaaaatattgaaccATCAAATGACCTAATTTTTAATGGAGGTATTTAAGACATATTAGTGGCAAGTAGAGACTTCATTTTGGGATGTGGAATTCTGTCCAGCAACCATAGGTCATAGGCAACCACTTACCCAAAAGCCAACTTTATTTTAGAGTTCTAGTTAGGTACATACTTAGTAAGCCAAGAAAAGGCAAGACCTACTGCTTCAAGTGACTGCAAATGATGTGGGACTGAATAAgctgtgtatatgtatgtgggAGGCAATAATACTACTATGACACATAAGTAATCACAAATATTGGATTGAAGAGAGCAaaaatttcttcctgattctgaTCAGCACACATAGCAAATATCAGggattatttttcacttttgaagaTCTTCAAAGTCAAATAGCTTATAATCTTTCCAGAAAACCTGTCTGGCCACTGCAACTAGGTAAAGACCTGACTACAGCACAGTAAGAAAATACTTTAGAAAGTTTTGCCTGGCTAATTCTCCTAGGGAATTCACCAGTTCTGCCCTACTGAAAGTTcaatcagaatttttattttaaagaatggtGTTCTGCTTGGATACCACATTCAGTTAGGCTCCCAACTTCTCTTATATTTGATACCTCCTATGATTCCCTCATCAGCCAATGTCATAAAGGGGGGGTGGGAATAACTTTGTGTGGACAGACAATGCAGTTATTGTGAGCATTGCCATTTTGCCAAGAAGTTCTTTCATTTAGCTGGGTCTAAATGTCTTTGCTGAGATCTGAAGCCCATTTCCTCTTCAATGGATAGCACACCTTGTTACTTTGAGTAGTACTCTCTTAATTACCAGGAGACAGCAAGGAGTACATTACTCAATCTCACATTACCAGTAAGTAATGCCCAGTCACATTGCCTTTCCTCAGATATCCTAGTTTGTAATCATTTCATATCCTGGAGACAAAAGCACACCAATTGGTATTGGCAACCTCAGATGCTATTAAAATTTGTACTGATCATTAACAAGGCTTTAGCCACTCTTCACTTCCTTGCTCCTACcatccattaaaaaatgtttgttcttATACAGCTCCTATCTCTTAGTGTCTTATTCTTATACACATGATTTAAAGctgtctatttttattctttcacattttcttaagccctatttcttaaaatgtggtcTCTGCACTAACTGGAgtacatattaaaaatgaatatttccagATGGAACAAATTTTAACTTCCAAAGGATAGAGCCAAGGTAGctacattttaacaagttttCAAGAGAAATAAATCTGAGAGCCTTCAAATCTGAGAGTATTCCTTGAGCTATAAAGGGCAACATCAATATcaatttaatcattttcttaaGCTCCATACCAAAACTAGGTCCTTGCAGGCATTCTTTGTGCTTTCCTATCTCCATTCCCTGGGTTCTTGATTTTCCCTCTGGTTAAAGACTATATCCCCCTCTTTACCTATTGAAATCCTGCCCATCTTCTGAggccactctttaaaaaaatgctacctTCTTCATGAAAGCTTTCGTTATCCTCTGCCTGATTATGATCATACCCACTTATGAACTTCCATAGCACTTtgcattataaatatgttttcttttcttattcattccacaaaataGTGAGCTCATTACCAGCAAAGACCATGTTTTATTGATGTATATAAACCTCCACCACTAAAGTACCCAGCTATTTTGCATGTAGTCAGAACTCAATTATATTCAACTAAGTTTATTGAACATCTAGGCCAGAGCTTAATACCATGGGAGGATCCCTTTATGTCTCATATATGCTATGTTATTTTGTAAACAATTTGAATACAGCTCCATATCTCTATTGTTTAACTTGTGGTTCATAGTGGGTCTCAAGTGCTAACTATCTAGCTATCAGTGTCTCCTGTTTTTATAACTCTGGGTGTATCTATCCTAACTTTAGGTTTAAAATATAGGTCACCATTTTACAACGTtccattttaaacattatatatcaaatatttttactttgtagATGTGATGAGAAAATCACAAGTTATGGTGCAGTGggaaaattgtatgtatttcctGTCCTCAGTGCTGACATGGCTGTGGGgattttcttccactcttctGAATGTTCATCTGGTGTTTCAGACCAGACATCAGAATTTGGACAAAGTGgggattttttaaaggaaagttaaAAGCTTCcaagtttatataaaataaagtaagatccGATATAACCAGGTCCTTCtggctgttttcacttttttgcaGTCCTTTTCTTGCAATTTTCTCTTTGCGAGTGTGCCCTATCCACTGCTTCATAGGATTAATAGGCTGCAAAAGTGAAGGAGTAAAGTAACTTTATGAGGTCTGGTAAAAAGAGCAAGAGTAGAGTGGAAAATTAAACCAGTCTCCAGGGCTTCACTCCAGTGTTGGCTTTGATTTTGAGTGTAGGTGGCTACCTAATGTGGTGTGATTTCAAAGGCTGCCAAAAAGCCTTcctgtaagaaaaaagaaagtacaaaccCTTTCCAATTTGTTGGCTGGGGCCCAAACTCCTTAAGAATAAGACCTTTTCCTTATAGAGACAACTTAGGTTTGGAATGCCAGACTTCCACCTTTAAAGATGGAGTCCAGGAACTTAAAAATGGCATCTTTTCCTGGGGAATATCAGTACCCCACACAAACTCAGACTTTCTGTATCATGTGTAATAGATCCTGGAGTTTTTGCATTCTATGCTTTTCAGCTCAGTTAGTGTATCAGTTTTTTTGTTCTTGGTGCTTAGTATTTTCCCCCCATAGTTGTGTTTTACTTATATCTTGAGGCCATTTTCTCTGCAGTATATTCAATATCTAtagcattcttttatttctttttaaaaaattttatttatttgagagaaagagagagagagcacacacaagctgtgggaggggcagagggaggggtggaAGCAGAcaggaacccgacatggggcacaatcccagaaccctagaatcatgacccgagctgaaggcagatgcttaactgactgagccacccagatgcctctatattattttgttttgaagtacaaaaagggggtgcctgggtggctcagttggttaagcgactgcctttggttcgggtcatgatcttagggtcctgggattgagccccatgttgggctccctgttcaacagggaatccctctgccccttccccactgcttgtgctctatctatctcaaataaataaataaaaccttttaaaaaagaagaacaaaagcatATTATGGAAGCCTCTCAGCAGATGTCTGAGGTCTTTAGAAAGTGCATAAGAAATACTGATAAAAAATGattcaatttttaagattttattgtttttaatatttttttagaattttttttgttaatttcagacagagagatacaaagcgagagagagagcaggagcagtggggagaggcagaggaagagggggaagccaactctctgctgagcagggagcccgatgcggggctccatccccaggacctggagatcatgacctgagcggaaggcagatgcttaaccatctgagccacccaggcaccccttaatttttaagattttaaatactaaaatgcAAATGGTAAATAAAAGAGATTGTTTAGCTCTCAGTAATTACCCTAAAATGTACCCATGCATCTCTTAATAATTACTCTAAAAAAAACTGCCTATGGAACATTTGACATCCCAATAAAAAGGCAATTAATCTAAAATATGGGGATCTCATATTTGGATTTTAATGACAGATACTAGATCACTTCCTTAGATCAGACTTGGAGGGAGGCAAGGGAGAGGGGTACAAAACAATGAACACTGGTATCCCAGATGATTAAATTATAAGACTCCTCTAGTGTCAGTTTTGTCTTTGCTGAACTTGTCTTATTttttggctctttctctctctctctccccttctagaACTTTTATAATGCAAGTGTTATTCCCTTGACATTGTCACGAATGTCCCTtaagttatcttctttttttttcctgctctgagtGAGTCTCAGTGAGTCTCTTCTGGTACTCCAACTAAACCGGATTCTTTTCTATACTTCTCAATTTTCTACCAATTTTTTCTATACTTAGAAAGTGGACCTTATAAATTAGGAAAACTCTAAAGAAGTTTACTTTGTtactcactttaaaaataagcctcggggcgcctgggtggctcagtcgttaagcgtctgccttcggctcaggtcatggtcccagggtcctgggattgagccccgcatcgggctccctgctctgcaggaagcctgcttctccctctcctactccccctgcttgtgttccctctctcgctatgtttctctctgtcaaataaataaaatcttaaaaaaaaaaaaataagcctccACTGCTCACCCCCACAGTGCAGCTGCATGTCACAGCCTGGCTGGGTCTTAGCTTGCCCCACTCACCCCAGTGCTACAGTGCAAGCACATGTTACAGATGGGTTGGGTGCCAGCCCCACCCATGTCTGCACCACAGATACAGCCCAACCACAGATGGGCACACACAACCGACCCAAGGGACACCTCCTGAGCACCTAGCTCTGGTGGTCAGAGGAGATTGTGCTTCTGGGCTCCATGTGATTTGTCCTAcacaagaccattccttcaagATTGGGAAAAGTAGTTGATTTGTGTAATATGTAGAGCCAAACACAGAGAGTCAGGGAAaataagaagacagagaaatatgttccaaatgcaaaaaacaagaccaaatatCAGGAAAAAAGATATTAATGTAATGGAGACAAACAATTTACTTGATAAAGACTTTCAAAGTAATGGCTATAAAGATGCTTACTAAACAtgggaaaataatgaaagaacacagtgaaattcttataaaaaaataGGATATGTAAGAAAGTTCCAAACAGAAGCTATAGAACTAAAGAATACATTAACTAAActgaaaaaatacactagagagcTTCAACAGGATAGTGGGTGAAGCTGAAGATCAAATCCATGAGCTGGAAGGCAAAGCAACAGAACTCACtcagagcaggaaaaaagaagaacaaagaagaaaaaaacaacttcttacatacaagggaaatctGAAAgaatatcagaattttttttctccagaaacttTATAATCCAGAGGAGAATGGCACAACATATTCAAAGTGCCAAAAGGAAAAAGTTCCAACCAAAAATATCTACCTGACAAGGTTAACATTccaaattgaaggagagatcaagaACTTTCTAGATAAGCAAAACCTAAAgtagtttatcaccactaaactggccttacaagCAATGTTAAAGGTAGTTCtctaaactgaaagaaaatggtactaaattacaaataagaatacatacaaaactaaaaatctcactggaaaaggtAATTATATGGTAAAGGTAGCATGTC from Neomonachus schauinslandi chromosome X, ASM220157v2, whole genome shotgun sequence encodes the following:
- the GPR174 gene encoding probable G-protein coupled receptor 174, producing MPANDTCAGPDGYKTDFRYFIYAVTYTVILVPGLIGNILALWVFYGYMKETKRAVIFMINLAIADLLQVLSLPLRIFYYLNYDWPFGPGLCMFCFYLKYVNMYASIYFLVCISVRRFWFLMYPFRFHDCKQKYDLYISIAGWLIICLACLLFPLLRTSDDTSGNRTKCFVDLPTRNVNLAHSVAMMTIGELIGFVTPLLIVLYCTWKTVLSLHDKYPVAQDLGEKKKALKMILTCAGVFLICFAPYHFSFPLDFLVKSNKIQSCLARRVILIFHSVALCLASLNSCLDPVIYYFTTNEFRRRLSRQDSIQLHAKSFVSNHTTSTLTTELC